In one window of Pseudobdellovibrionaceae bacterium DNA:
- the cmk gene encoding (d)CMP kinase, with translation MVQKSKYTSYLVTIDGPAASGKSTVSRQIAAQFGWEWVSTGAFYRGLAYVAQRLGVVLDDERALAELAESDRWSVQLGADKTRVFLGKEDVSSAIYGEDVGAYASKVSQYPLVRSSLLEAQRQCAVGVRGLVAEGRDCGTVVFPQAPVKIYLTAHQESRAQRRAEEKGESLGATLEAQVQRDAQDSQRQAAPLQVPAGATVVDTSELTLEQVVAAVREIVEKTLNP, from the coding sequence ATGGTTCAGAAATCAAAATACACATCCTATTTGGTGACGATTGATGGCCCCGCAGCCTCAGGTAAATCCACCGTCAGCCGCCAGATCGCAGCCCAATTCGGTTGGGAGTGGGTGTCTACCGGCGCATTTTATCGGGGTCTGGCTTATGTAGCTCAGCGCCTTGGCGTGGTCCTGGATGATGAGCGGGCCTTGGCGGAGCTGGCCGAGTCAGACCGCTGGAGTGTGCAATTGGGTGCCGATAAGACCAGGGTTTTTTTGGGCAAAGAAGATGTGTCCTCGGCCATTTATGGTGAAGACGTGGGGGCTTATGCCAGCAAAGTAAGCCAGTACCCGTTGGTCCGATCGAGCCTGCTTGAGGCGCAAAGGCAATGCGCTGTTGGCGTTCGAGGCCTTGTGGCAGAGGGGCGAGATTGCGGCACTGTGGTTTTTCCGCAAGCGCCGGTGAAAATTTACCTGACCGCCCACCAAGAAAGTCGGGCTCAGCGGCGGGCTGAAGAGAAGGGGGAGTCCCTTGGCGCCACATTAGAAGCCCAGGTGCAGCGCGACGCCCAAGACAGTCAACGCCAAGCGGCGCCGCTGCAGGTGCCGGCAGGTGCAACGGTGGTGGATACCAGCGAGCTCACCCTGGAGCAGGTGGTGGCCGCGGTTCGTGAAATCGTTGAAAAAACGCTTAATCCTTGA
- a CDS encoding histidinol-phosphate transaminase, which translates to MKVSAEIQSLKPYIPGKPIGETMREYGLNKVYKLASNENPLGPSPKAVEAVKMALSELHRYPDAAFFDLRQTMSKYYDVAPEFLTFGNGSNELIDLLIRIFCEPGESILTSQAAFIAYKICAQAARVNTIETPLTTGMRFDLKAMSEKVQSGVRLIFIANPNNPTGTYVTAKELDEFLMSLPKEDPPLVVLDEAYCEFVRAADYPDSINIVKRHSNVIVLRTLSKVYGLAALRVGTMVAHPEVIDFVDRVRNPFNVNSLAQVAAIAAVTDAQFLTEAQKVNWQGLDYFYDELSKMGLEHWPSQGNFVLLDSKLDSSELHEQLLQQGVILRPVKGYGLPTHMRMSVGLPEENHAAIEALKKVL; encoded by the coding sequence GTGAAAGTCTCAGCAGAGATCCAAAGCCTAAAGCCATATATTCCCGGAAAACCCATTGGCGAGACTATGCGCGAGTATGGTTTAAACAAGGTGTATAAATTAGCCAGTAATGAAAACCCCTTGGGTCCAAGTCCAAAAGCCGTTGAAGCTGTTAAAATGGCCCTATCCGAACTTCATAGGTACCCAGACGCCGCTTTTTTCGATTTGCGTCAAACCATGTCGAAGTACTACGACGTGGCCCCTGAATTTTTGACTTTCGGCAATGGGTCCAACGAATTGATTGATTTGCTCATTCGAATTTTTTGTGAGCCGGGTGAATCGATCTTGACTTCGCAGGCTGCATTTATTGCCTATAAGATCTGTGCGCAAGCGGCTCGCGTGAACACCATAGAAACTCCACTGACAACAGGGATGCGGTTTGATCTTAAAGCAATGTCAGAAAAAGTGCAGAGTGGTGTGCGATTGATTTTTATTGCCAATCCGAACAATCCCACGGGCACCTATGTAACGGCAAAAGAGCTCGATGAGTTTTTGATGTCGTTGCCCAAGGAGGATCCGCCACTTGTGGTTTTAGATGAAGCTTACTGTGAGTTTGTGCGGGCCGCTGATTACCCAGATAGCATCAACATTGTAAAACGCCATTCCAACGTGATTGTTCTGCGAACGCTGAGCAAAGTATATGGACTTGCGGCACTTCGCGTGGGCACCATGGTGGCCCATCCGGAAGTGATTGATTTTGTAGATCGAGTCAGAAATCCATTTAATGTGAATTCTCTGGCGCAAGTGGCAGCCATAGCGGCAGTGACGGATGCGCAGTTTTTAACTGAGGCGCAAAAAGTGAACTGGCAGGGGCTAGATTACTTTTATGACGAGTTGTCAAAAATGGGGCTAGAGCACTGGCCATCGCAGGGCAACTTTGTGTTGTTAGATTCAAAACTTGATTCTTCGGAGTTACACGAGCAATTGCTACAACAAGGTGTGATCTTGCGTCCTGTTAAAGGCTACGGACTTCCCACGCACATGCGCATGAGTGTGGGTTTGCCAGAAGAAAACCACGCGGCCATTGAAGCCTTAAAGAAAGTTTTGTAG
- a CDS encoding hydantoinase B/oxoprolinase family protein, whose amino-acid sequence MNKCFRYCQYPCFFENLLKDFPAAAVVTPEGESLFIKYETLADIGTLPVVAQIAHQYLQLKDGEIVIANDPYSGGTILSSYTLIMGLSVNEKKYRANNPQGAPADLLVVYRIAMKPRVIMAQSVDDEGIRIPPTPLYQPLAPPHERLNQHILSALCEHPLSHPELETVLGKAIEQLSRCGEQFKVMSEALGFNWSKTTLKDYFKTSHRLMQDKIHEMALGECQIDLPYDATTTIKLRLEVTDGKVLFDFNGTDPSSILNLTDTATYGACVGAFLSSLDEKVPLNSGVFQVFDISAPTGACVNAAYPKAVNLGMTDGASLIGNLVLRALSQVDRSHDVALPGISQCSFEMEFAYDRRFYETLSPGSPATKDHKGTKGLSMWRRYHLDRRIEMMEALYPITALNYSFRPQSGGGGKYSGGDGEIKSLQVTEPAVLRWQLTMPLHGAEGAYGGKNGNPAEITVQRVGKKPEKLSAHGELNLEPGDVVSVKSAGGGGFGADA is encoded by the coding sequence ATGAATAAGTGTTTTCGCTACTGCCAATACCCGTGTTTTTTTGAAAATCTGCTAAAGGATTTTCCCGCTGCAGCCGTAGTGACTCCCGAAGGTGAAAGTTTATTTATTAAATATGAAACGCTGGCTGATATCGGGACATTGCCAGTCGTTGCACAAATAGCCCATCAGTATTTGCAACTTAAAGACGGCGAGATTGTGATTGCCAACGATCCTTATAGCGGCGGCACCATTCTCTCTTCCTACACATTGATCATGGGGCTGTCGGTTAATGAAAAAAAATATCGAGCAAACAATCCGCAAGGTGCCCCGGCGGATCTGCTTGTGGTCTACCGCATTGCTATGAAACCTCGAGTGATCATGGCACAATCCGTTGATGATGAGGGCATTCGTATACCGCCCACGCCCTTGTATCAGCCCCTTGCACCTCCTCACGAGCGTTTGAACCAACATATTTTAAGTGCCCTTTGCGAACACCCGCTATCACACCCAGAACTGGAAACTGTTTTGGGCAAAGCCATTGAGCAGCTCTCTCGTTGTGGTGAGCAGTTTAAGGTTATGAGTGAAGCTCTGGGGTTCAATTGGAGCAAGACGACACTGAAGGACTATTTTAAAACTTCCCATCGATTGATGCAGGATAAGATCCATGAAATGGCTCTGGGTGAATGTCAAATTGACCTTCCCTATGATGCCACAACCACAATTAAACTGCGTCTGGAAGTGACCGACGGCAAAGTTCTATTTGATTTTAATGGCACAGACCCCTCAAGTATACTGAACCTCACCGATACAGCCACATATGGGGCCTGTGTGGGTGCATTTTTATCATCGCTGGATGAAAAAGTGCCCCTCAACTCTGGTGTCTTTCAGGTGTTTGATATTTCGGCTCCCACAGGGGCTTGCGTAAATGCAGCCTATCCTAAGGCGGTGAACTTAGGCATGACTGACGGAGCGAGCCTCATCGGTAACCTTGTGCTTCGAGCGCTAAGCCAAGTGGACCGCTCTCATGACGTGGCTCTTCCAGGAATTTCTCAGTGTTCATTTGAAATGGAGTTTGCCTACGATCGTCGGTTTTATGAAACACTCTCTCCAGGTTCGCCGGCCACGAAAGATCATAAAGGAACAAAAGGCTTAAGCATGTGGCGCCGCTACCATCTTGATCGGCGCATTGAAATGATGGAAGCTCTCTACCCGATTACGGCGTTGAATTATTCTTTTCGTCCTCAGTCGGGCGGAGGCGGAAAATACTCCGGCGGAGATGGTGAAATTAAATCGCTTCAGGTTACAGAACCCGCAGTGTTGCGTTGGCAGCTGACAATGCCCCTGCATGGAGCCGAGGGAGCCTATGGTGGCAAAAACGGAAATCCTGCAGAAATTACTGTTCAACGAGTGGGGAAAAAACCTGAAAAACTCTCAGCCCATGGGGAACTCAACTTAGAGCCCGGCGATGTGGTATCTGTGAAGTCTGCTGGTGGTGGTGGGTTCGGAGCCGATGCCTAG
- a CDS encoding threonine ammonia-lyase: MKITLDKIQEAQKRIANIANRTPLEFSSGVSQRLGAEVYLKYENKQPTGSFKIRGALNKILQLTEKERAQGIIAASAGNHAQGVAFSARHVGATSHIVMPEGSPIVKIQATQNYGANVILAGNYFDESYAYAQELAKENGYIFVPAFSDPNIIAGQGTLGLEVVEDLKDLDSVIVPIGGGGLISGVATAIKSLLPKCKVYGVVAENAPGMKLLYRGEPYDRKMARPSIADGIAVKNPSQELFDHYIKHMVDDIVSVNEAEIAEAITFLLERTKTMVEGSGAVGLAAASKAGWDLGKKSCLILSGGNIDLNLLAQVIEKGLSKSGRIARIEVIVSDRPGTLNELTDIIAEQEANVLEVRHDRLSPHVEIRQTAIDFLLETKDDQHVASIVAALKTVGAIVR; the protein is encoded by the coding sequence ATGAAAATCACCTTAGATAAGATTCAAGAAGCCCAGAAGAGAATTGCCAATATCGCTAATAGAACTCCGCTGGAGTTTTCCTCAGGCGTGAGTCAGCGGTTAGGTGCTGAAGTCTATTTGAAGTATGAAAACAAGCAACCTACTGGTAGCTTTAAGATTCGCGGGGCCTTAAATAAAATACTGCAACTTACTGAAAAAGAACGCGCCCAAGGAATCATCGCCGCATCGGCCGGAAACCATGCCCAAGGGGTAGCGTTTAGTGCCCGACATGTGGGAGCCACATCTCATATTGTCATGCCAGAGGGCTCACCCATTGTTAAAATACAGGCCACACAAAATTACGGTGCCAATGTCATTTTGGCAGGAAACTACTTTGATGAAAGCTACGCCTATGCTCAGGAACTGGCTAAAGAAAATGGCTACATCTTTGTGCCGGCATTTTCGGACCCTAATATTATTGCCGGTCAGGGAACATTGGGGCTGGAGGTCGTTGAAGATTTAAAAGATTTAGATTCTGTTATTGTTCCCATTGGCGGTGGTGGATTGATCTCGGGCGTGGCCACGGCAATTAAATCTCTATTGCCGAAATGCAAAGTGTATGGCGTGGTGGCAGAAAATGCTCCAGGTATGAAGTTGTTGTACAGAGGTGAACCCTACGATCGAAAAATGGCAAGGCCATCCATTGCTGACGGGATAGCCGTAAAAAATCCAAGCCAAGAGCTTTTTGATCACTACATCAAACATATGGTGGATGACATTGTTTCGGTGAATGAAGCTGAAATCGCTGAAGCCATCACATTTTTATTGGAACGTACAAAGACCATGGTAGAGGGCTCAGGTGCGGTGGGCCTGGCTGCGGCCAGCAAGGCGGGCTGGGACTTGGGTAAAAAATCTTGCCTGATACTTTCTGGCGGGAATATTGACCTTAATTTGTTGGCTCAGGTAATTGAAAAAGGGCTTTCCAAATCAGGAAGAATTGCAAGAATCGAAGTTATCGTCAGTGATCGCCCGGGCACACTAAATGAACTTACTGATATTATTGCCGAACAAGAAGCGAATGTCCTCGAGGTTCGGCATGACCGACTGAGTCCTCATGTTGAGATCAGACAAACGGCTATCGACTTCTTATTAGAAACAAAAGATGATCAGCATGTGGCATCTATTGTTGCCGCGTTAAAAACCGTGGGAGCAATTGTTCGCTAA
- a CDS encoding triose-phosphate isomerase, which produces MREFLCAGNWKLNKNPEATRAFFGELNSTATPSDLAQLALFLPATNLYVASELLGDTSVGWGPQNVFWETSGAFTGEISAQVVHEMGATHVLLGHSERRSLFAETSEQVANKASLVQGLGMTPVVCVGESLSERENGQTMDVVLTQVKESLALVNFDKSVLLAYEPVWAIGTGKVATPEQANEVHKHIRQFIESWQGSKTAEKIQILYGGSVKPDNAAQLSKMLDVDGFLVGGASLEVGSFLKILRSAY; this is translated from the coding sequence GTGCGAGAATTTTTGTGTGCCGGAAATTGGAAATTAAACAAAAACCCAGAAGCCACTCGGGCCTTTTTTGGGGAATTGAACTCAACGGCCACGCCCAGTGATTTGGCCCAGCTCGCGCTTTTTTTGCCAGCGACAAATCTGTATGTGGCCTCAGAACTTTTGGGTGACACTAGCGTGGGTTGGGGACCACAAAACGTATTTTGGGAAACTTCCGGTGCGTTCACTGGAGAAATCTCTGCACAAGTGGTGCATGAAATGGGTGCAACGCATGTGTTGCTGGGACACAGTGAGAGGCGTTCGCTGTTTGCGGAAACAAGTGAGCAAGTGGCAAACAAGGCTTCGTTGGTACAGGGGTTAGGTATGACACCTGTTGTGTGTGTGGGTGAGTCACTGAGTGAGCGAGAAAACGGTCAAACGATGGACGTGGTGTTAACTCAGGTGAAAGAAAGTTTGGCCCTAGTCAATTTTGATAAATCCGTTTTATTGGCTTACGAACCGGTTTGGGCCATTGGCACAGGTAAGGTGGCCACACCGGAGCAGGCCAATGAAGTTCACAAACATATTCGCCAATTTATTGAATCGTGGCAGGGCTCTAAAACAGCTGAAAAAATTCAAATATTGTATGGTGGCAGTGTGAAGCCCGACAATGCGGCCCAGCTTTCAAAAATGCTCGATGTGGACGGTTTCTTAGTGGGGGGAGCAAGTCTAGAAGTGGGCAGTTTTCTCAAGATTCTGCGCTCAGCCTATTAA
- a CDS encoding phosphoglycerate kinase: protein MVKALTGIKSIKDFSLKEKRVFLRLDLNVPMRDGKITDDTRIQAALPTIKYALEQGAHLVIASHLGRPKGPEDRETMSLEPVAQALNQQLGLEVILVDDPRSDAPKALLGGLKDKQVIMLENLRFDSDETKNGEGLAHEISKYVDIYINDAFGASHRAHSSVVKLPSLVEQRGVGFLMEKELSVLGQLLEPPAKPFVTILGGAKVSDKIGVIENLIDRVDLFIIGGAMAYTFLAAKNIPVGSSLVERVRIRFAAQLMDRLEARKKSVLLPVDHIVVSGLTQIESLQTTKSEAIPEGFMGVDIGPKTVEEYRKVIGSAKTIFWNGPMGVFETPEYSSGTFAIAKAVAESSAFTVVGGGDSAAAAQAAGYADKMTHISTGGGASLEFLQGDHLPGIEVLRPNRKTSEKEKGNPYL, encoded by the coding sequence ATGGTAAAAGCGCTGACGGGCATCAAGTCCATTAAAGATTTTTCGTTAAAAGAAAAGCGAGTGTTTTTGAGGTTAGATCTTAATGTCCCTATGAGGGATGGCAAGATCACTGATGACACTCGTATTCAAGCTGCGCTGCCGACGATTAAATATGCATTGGAGCAGGGTGCGCACCTGGTGATTGCCTCTCACCTTGGTCGACCGAAAGGACCAGAGGATCGAGAAACTATGTCACTGGAGCCGGTGGCGCAGGCACTGAATCAGCAACTGGGTCTAGAGGTCATACTTGTTGATGATCCGAGAAGTGATGCGCCGAAAGCTCTTTTGGGTGGTCTGAAAGACAAGCAAGTAATTATGCTTGAGAATCTTCGCTTTGATAGTGATGAGACTAAAAATGGAGAAGGCCTGGCCCACGAGATTTCAAAATATGTTGATATTTATATTAACGACGCCTTCGGCGCCAGTCATCGAGCCCACTCGAGTGTGGTGAAATTGCCGAGTCTGGTTGAGCAGCGGGGTGTTGGCTTTCTTATGGAAAAAGAGCTTTCCGTTTTGGGACAGCTGCTGGAGCCGCCGGCAAAACCTTTTGTGACTATTTTAGGTGGAGCAAAGGTTAGCGATAAAATTGGTGTGATCGAGAATCTGATCGACCGAGTGGATTTATTTATTATCGGTGGTGCCATGGCTTATACTTTTTTGGCCGCAAAAAATATTCCCGTTGGAAGTTCATTGGTAGAAAGGGTTCGTATTAGGTTTGCAGCGCAATTGATGGATCGCTTAGAGGCCCGTAAGAAGTCGGTGCTACTGCCCGTGGACCACATTGTGGTCTCCGGTTTGACTCAGATCGAGAGCCTGCAAACGACAAAAAGTGAGGCCATACCTGAAGGGTTTATGGGCGTGGATATTGGGCCAAAAACTGTAGAGGAATACAGAAAAGTTATTGGCTCTGCAAAAACCATTTTTTGGAATGGCCCTATGGGTGTGTTTGAAACACCTGAATACAGCAGCGGAACTTTTGCTATTGCCAAGGCTGTGGCCGAGTCATCAGCTTTCACCGTCGTGGGCGGAGGAGATTCAGCGGCAGCCGCTCAGGCTGCGGGATATGCCGACAAGATGACCCACATCTCCACGGGTGGCGGAGCCAGCTTAGAATTTCTGCAAGGGGACCATTTGCCTGGAATAGAAGTTTTGCGGCCCAATCGAAAAACCTCTGAAAAAGAAAAGGGTAACCCGTATTTGTAG
- the gap gene encoding type I glyceraldehyde-3-phosphate dehydrogenase, with protein MSRLKIGINGFGRIGRLAFRAGFDDVEIVGINNLGGSETAAHLLKYDSTHGQYTKIVECSETELVVDGKSIHYSSFRNPEEIPWGDWGADIVFECTGVFTKKADALKHKSGGAKKVMVSAPSPDADLTVVYGINHELYNSKAHDVISNASCTTNCLAPIAKVINDTFGIEKGMMTTVHSYTNDQMILDAPHKDLRRARAAAMSMIPTTTGAAKAVGLVLPDLKGKIDGIAVRVPTADVSLVDLVVETKKSLTKESLNEAFAEAASGQLKGILRCENKPLVSIDFVGDTSSSIVDVASTMVMGDRMAKVFSWYDNEMGFSRRMIDLALYMADKGMD; from the coding sequence ATGAGTCGCTTAAAAATTGGAATTAACGGATTTGGTCGAATTGGTCGCCTGGCTTTTCGGGCGGGGTTTGATGACGTTGAAATTGTCGGTATTAACAATTTAGGTGGCAGCGAAACAGCAGCCCACCTTTTGAAATATGACAGCACCCATGGCCAGTATACAAAAATAGTGGAGTGTTCTGAAACTGAACTGGTGGTGGATGGAAAGTCCATTCATTATTCGAGCTTCAGAAATCCAGAAGAAATTCCTTGGGGTGATTGGGGTGCAGATATCGTTTTTGAATGTACGGGAGTATTTACAAAAAAAGCCGATGCTCTGAAGCACAAATCAGGTGGGGCAAAAAAAGTGATGGTGTCGGCGCCATCTCCCGATGCCGATTTGACTGTGGTTTATGGGATCAACCACGAACTTTACAATTCTAAAGCCCATGATGTGATTAGTAATGCCTCTTGCACAACCAATTGCCTCGCTCCCATTGCCAAAGTGATTAATGACACCTTTGGGATAGAAAAGGGAATGATGACCACGGTTCATTCTTATACCAACGATCAAATGATTCTTGATGCTCCTCATAAGGATTTGCGGCGGGCCCGTGCGGCGGCCATGAGCATGATCCCCACCACAACGGGTGCGGCAAAGGCCGTGGGATTGGTTCTTCCTGACTTGAAGGGTAAAATTGACGGGATTGCTGTGCGGGTTCCCACAGCCGATGTGAGCCTGGTGGATTTAGTCGTAGAAACAAAAAAATCCTTAACTAAAGAATCTTTAAACGAGGCTTTTGCCGAAGCAGCGTCTGGTCAGCTTAAAGGGATTTTAAGATGTGAAAATAAGCCGCTTGTAAGCATTGATTTTGTAGGTGATACGTCAAGCTCAATTGTTGATGTAGCTTCCACCATGGTCATGGGTGATCGAATGGCGAAAGTGTTTTCGTGGTACGACAATGAGATGGGATTCTCCCGACGGATGATCGATCTTGCGCTTTATATGGCAGATAAAGGAATGGATTAA
- a CDS encoding TatD family hydrolase yields the protein MNQWIDVHAHLNMLEAPPEETLQACLASGVERVVTIGTCADDHPVVVELAKKLQPHVYCTLGVHPHDAADYTDAVETFMRSHLNDPEVVAVAEIGLDYYYDHSPRDQQKQIFRRQLELAREFGLPVEIHTRDAEPDTIDILKPFAGQVSGLIHCFTGTQWLADHALSLGFDISFSGIVTFKNADELRKVVKSVPLDRLHVETDAPFLTPVPFRGKKNSPEYVVHVAEKVAEIKGVTMAELAAQTKANAKKMFPKIKWDS from the coding sequence TTGAATCAGTGGATTGATGTGCATGCCCACTTGAATATGCTAGAGGCCCCGCCTGAAGAAACGCTGCAGGCATGTTTGGCCAGTGGTGTGGAACGTGTGGTGACAATTGGCACCTGTGCAGACGACCATCCTGTGGTTGTGGAGCTAGCAAAAAAACTTCAACCCCATGTTTACTGCACTCTCGGTGTGCATCCCCACGATGCGGCTGACTATACCGATGCCGTCGAGACATTTATGCGAAGCCATTTGAATGACCCAGAAGTGGTGGCCGTGGCCGAAATCGGGTTGGATTATTATTACGATCACTCTCCGCGCGATCAGCAAAAGCAAATTTTTCGTCGACAGCTAGAGTTAGCGAGAGAGTTTGGGCTGCCGGTGGAGATACACACTCGGGACGCGGAGCCTGATACCATAGATATTTTGAAACCCTTTGCAGGTCAGGTGAGCGGTCTGATTCATTGTTTTACCGGCACCCAGTGGCTGGCGGATCACGCTCTTTCCCTGGGGTTTGATATTTCGTTTTCTGGAATTGTCACTTTTAAAAATGCAGACGAATTGCGCAAAGTTGTGAAGTCGGTGCCGCTAGATCGATTGCATGTAGAAACTGACGCTCCATTTTTGACACCCGTGCCCTTTCGTGGCAAAAAAAACAGCCCAGAGTATGTGGTGCATGTGGCAGAGAAGGTCGCAGAGATTAAGGGCGTGACAATGGCGGAGTTGGCCGCTCAGACAAAGGCTAATGCAAAAAAAATGTTTCCGAAGATCAAATGGGATAGCTGA